The following nucleotide sequence is from uncultured Roseateles sp..
ACGGATGTCGGCCAGGCTGCGGATGCCGCCGGCGGCGATCACCGGTGTCTGCGACTCTATGCCGGCCGCGCGCAGCACGGCCAGCGTCTCGGGCACCGAGCGCTCGAAGTCGAAGCGCGGGTCATGCAGATCCTCGATGCGGGCCGCGCCGAGGTGGCCGCCGGCCAGGCCGGGATGCTCCAGCACGATGGCGTCGGGCATGCGCTTCTTGCGCTCCCATTTGCGCACCACCAGCTGCACACCGCGCGAGTCGGACAGGATGGGGATCAGTGCGACGTCGGGATGGTCGGCGGCCAGCTCGGGCAGGTCCAGCGGCAGGCCGGCGCCGACGACGATGGCGTCGATGCCGGCCTCCAGCGAGCGTTTCACATAGGCGGCGTAGTCGCTGACGGCACGCATCACATTCATCGCCAGCAGGCCGTGGCGGCCGGCGATCTGGCGCGCCGCCTTGACCTCGCGTTCCAACGCCTCCAGGTTGGCGGCATTGATGCGCTCCTTCGCCTCCGGGCCCACGCCCAGGCTGCGGGTGGCTTCCATCAGATCGGGGTGGTGGCGCCTCAGGTCCACCGAGCTCAGCGTGCCGGTGCCGCCAAGGGCAGCGACATGGCCGGCCAGGCTGTGGGCCGATACGCCAATGCCCATGCCGCCCTGCACGATGGGCAGCAGGCTGCGGCCGGCCAGGCGCAGGGCCTTGAGGCCGCTGTGCTCCAGCAGTTGTTTCAGGTCGGATGGGATCACGCGGGCTCTCCAGTCTTTGCGCTGAACTGTAGGCATGGCCGCCGCGGCCCGGCATGACCCATATCAAGGCGGCTGGAGATGCCGCCGCGATTCAGGCGCCGGCGCTCTCGCGCGGCGTGATCTCGGTGAGGTCCAGCGGCGCCTGCGGCTCGCCGAGGCCTCTCACCTCCGTCATGGCAGGCCGTTCGGCTGCCGGCGCCGGTGCGGCCTCCGACTTGCCGCCGCCGCATGCGACGCCGATGACGAAGGAGCAGGCTGCAAGCAGACCCAGCAGGGTCAGGGAGGTGTGGTCGTGGCGCATGGCGGGTTCCGTTCGTGTCTGGCGCGGCGTGATTGCCAGGCGCCAGGCGATCGTCGGCGTGCCACGCTTCAGCCGCGTTCCAATTGCGCCCTGTTCGGGGGGCAAGAGGTTTCAATCGTTGCAGGGCCGGGCGCATGGCGCGCGCAAGCCGTGGGTGAGGGCACTACCATGGCCTCAACTTCAAGGACGATGACCATGCAATACCGCAATCTGGGCAAAAGCCCGCTCCAGGTGTCCGCCCTGTGCCTGGGCACGATGATGTTTGCCGACCAGACCGAGCTCGCCGAGGCGCGCAGCATCGTCAGCCATGCGCACGAGCATGGCGTCAACTTCATCGACACCGCCGATGCCTACTCCAGGGGCGGCTCGGAGGCCATGGTCGGCGAGCTGCTCAAGCAGCAGCGCCATGACTGGGTGGTGGCCACCAAGCTGGGCAACAAGATGTCGGAGCGGCCCAATCAGTCGCAGTACTCGCGCGCCTGGGTGCTGCGCGAGTGCGAGGCCAGCCTGCAGCGCCTGGGCACCGACCACATCGACATCTACTACCTGCACCGCGACTTCAGCGGCATGGACCTGGAGGAGCCGCTACGGGCCATCGCCACCCTGCTGCAGCAGGGCAAGATCCGCTACTGGGGGCTGTCCAACTTCCGCGGCTGGCGCATCGGCGAAGTGGTGCACATGGCGCGGGCATTGAACATGCCGGGACCGGTGGTCTGCCAGCCCTACTACAACCTGCTGAACCGCCAACCCGAGGTCGAGGTGCTGCCGGTCTGCGCGCATCACGGCATCGGCATCGTGCCCTACAGCCCGATCGCGCGCGGTGTGCTCTCGGGCAAGTACGCGCCGGGCAGCCAGCCCGCCGAGGGCTCGCGCGCCGCACGGGGCGACAAGCGCATGCTGGAGACGGAGTTCCGCGAAGAGTCGCTGCAGGTCGCGCAGACCTTGAAGGCCCGCTGCGATTCCAGCGGCCGTGCCTTGAGCCACTTCGCCACCGCCTGGGTGCTGGCCAACCCACGCGTCAGCGCGGTGATCGCCGGCCCCCGCACCCTGGCGCAATGGACCGATTACCTGGGCGCGCTGGACTGCGTGATCAGCGCCGAAGACGAGGCGCTGGTGGACTCACTGGTGCGCCCGGGGCATCCATCGACCCCGGGCTATACCGATCCGGTGTATCCGCCGGAGGGGCGGTGACCGAGGTTTAAAGACGCTCGAACACGGTAGCAATACCCTGCCCGCCGCCTATGCACATCGTCACCAGGGCATAGCGGCCGCCGCTGCGGTGAAGCTCGTAGATCGCCTTGGTGGCCAGGAAGGCACCTGAGCAGCCAATCGGGTGGCCCAGGGCGATGGCGCCGCCGTTGACATTGGTCTTGCTCATGTCCAGCTCCAGGCCCCGGGCCACGGCGATGGCCTGGGCGGCGAAGGCTTCGTTGCTCTCGATCACGTCGATCTGGTCCAGGCGCAGGCCGGCCTTTTGCAGCGCCAGCCTGGAGGCGGGGATGGGGCCCTCGCCCATGATCTCGTTGGGCACACCGGCCACCGCATAGGACACCAGGCGGGCCATCGGCTTGTGGCCGGCGCTTGCAGCCACGGCGGCATCGGCGAGCACGAAGAAGGCCGCACCATCATTGATGCCCGAGGCATTGCCGGCGGTGACCGAGCCGTCCTTCTTGAAGGCGGGCTTCATCTTGGCCAGCGTCTCCATCGTGGTGTTGGCCTTCACATGCTCGTCGGTGTCGAAGACGACCTCGCCCTTGCGGGTCTGCTTGACGATGGGCACGATCTG
It contains:
- a CDS encoding aldo/keto reductase — translated: MQYRNLGKSPLQVSALCLGTMMFADQTELAEARSIVSHAHEHGVNFIDTADAYSRGGSEAMVGELLKQQRHDWVVATKLGNKMSERPNQSQYSRAWVLRECEASLQRLGTDHIDIYYLHRDFSGMDLEEPLRAIATLLQQGKIRYWGLSNFRGWRIGEVVHMARALNMPGPVVCQPYYNLLNRQPEVEVLPVCAHHGIGIVPYSPIARGVLSGKYAPGSQPAEGSRAARGDKRMLETEFREESLQVAQTLKARCDSSGRALSHFATAWVLANPRVSAVIAGPRTLAQWTDYLGALDCVISAEDEALVDSLVRPGHPSTPGYTDPVYPPEGR
- a CDS encoding nitronate monooxygenase family protein, yielding MIPSDLKQLLEHSGLKALRLAGRSLLPIVQGGMGIGVSAHSLAGHVAALGGTGTLSSVDLRRHHPDLMEATRSLGVGPEAKERINAANLEALEREVKAARQIAGRHGLLAMNVMRAVSDYAAYVKRSLEAGIDAIVVGAGLPLDLPELAADHPDVALIPILSDSRGVQLVVRKWERKKRMPDAIVLEHPGLAGGHLGAARIEDLHDPRFDFERSVPETLAVLRAAGIESQTPVIAAGGIRSLADIRRLQDLGAAGVQLGTPFAVTTEGDAHPEFKRVLAEARDEDMVEFTSVAGLPARAVGTPWLRAYLKAEPRLQAVAQVKARCTKAFDCLAQCGLRDGKAGWGQFCIDQQLASALHGDLKSGLFFSGRGALPFGQQIRSVRELLVHLLGGERVPALACP